The Populus alba chromosome 6, ASM523922v2, whole genome shotgun sequence genome contains a region encoding:
- the LOC118027522 gene encoding calmodulin-like protein 2 has protein sequence MIGITGVCSRLVQALGVSGPSSSTCLQTTPTCKQEKARQADELMIRALTAVFGMENNGKIKKEKARRVVEKLGLIYVEGGGEEDQAIFDLPGGADDEEVHVEEVLNGLEDGSDRHQLLQEAFKIFDENGNGYIEAVELKRVLQCLGLDKGWDMEQIQKMLKAADLNFDGMVDFNEFELMMG, from the coding sequence ATGATTGGCATAACTGGAGTATGCAGCAGATTAGTGCAAGCACTAGGAGTTTCAGGACCAAGCTCATCAACTTGTCTTCAAACAACTCCAACTTGCAAGCAAGAAAAAGCGCGTCAAGCCGATGAGTTGATGATCCGGGCATTGACCGCTGTGTTTGGAATGGAAAACAACGGGAAAATAAAGAAGGAGAAAGCGCGACGGGTGGTGGAAAAGCTTGGTTTGATATATgttgaaggaggaggagaagaagaccAGGCTATTTTTGACCTACCAGGTGGTGCAGACGATGAAGAAGTGCATGTTGAGGAGGTGCTGAATGGATTGGAAGATGGCTCAGATCGCCATCAATTGTTGCAAGAAGCCTTCAAGATTTTCGACGAGAATGGTAATGGATATATCGAAGCAGTGGAGTTGAAGAGAGTGCTGCAATGCTTGGGACTGGACAAAGGGTGGGACATGGAGCAGATCCAGAAGATGTTGAAGGCTGCGGACTTGAATTTCGACGGAATGGTTGATTTTAACGAGTTTGAACTGATGATGGGGTAA
- the LOC118027519 gene encoding uncharacterized protein isoform X2 translates to MAMEALVLALLCCRENTRTVSKNLGCTNKYDSDKSINQVDVLIPEVIQSTEKVLILEYMDGIRLNDLESLEACGANKQKIVEEITRAYAHQIYVDGFFNGDPHTGNFLVSKEPPHRPILLDFGFTKKISSSMKQSLAKMFLATAEGDHVALLSSFAEMGLKLRLDLPEQAMDVTSIFFRASTPANEAAEYAKTLNEQRTRNMKVLQEKMNLSQKEVKRFNPIDAFPGDMVMFSRVVNLLRGLSSTLNARIVYQDIMRPFAESVLQEKIAKGPSANAQWIYDTPVHSDVEAKLRQILVELGNEDKILGIQVCAYKDGEVIIDTAAGVLGRYDPRPVQPDSLFSVFSVTKGITAGMLHWLVDKGKLNLDESIANIWPEFGTNGKNLIKVHHVLNHTAGLQNALDNLRKENPLLLTDWDECLKRIAMSAPETEPGQAQLYHFLSFGWLCGGIIEHASGKKFQEILEEAFVQPLNIEGELYVGIPPGVESRLASLTIDEDDFSKLSKIGSLSALPSTFQPENISQLATTLPALSNTLNIRRAIIPAANGHCSARALARYYAALVDRGLVPPPHSSLSTPPLGSHPHIPKFSSEITSKMQNGKMSKAVGSASKKKENGYEQKTKQSKDSKDNGSGGESNSDGYTRIAVDITSGNSSVSNTSLPDNSSASGNDSRKNNVIWIFNNPRIHDEFMGTGEYSDLVQPNGKFGLGFKRFSSSDGSFSGFGHSGLGGSTGFCDIENRFAIAITLNKISFGTATRKIIQFVCSELNVPLPDEFSILSGTEAGEELSISRALFN, encoded by the exons TCGACTGAAAAGGTTCTAATTTTGGAGTATATGGACGGAATTCGTTTGAATGACCTTGAATCCCTGGAAGCTTGTGGTGCTAACAAACAAAAGATTGTTGAAGAAATCACACGGGCCTATGCCCATCAAATATATGTTGATGGATTTTTTAATGGTGACCCTCATACTG GTAATTTTCTGGTCAGCAAAGAACCTCCACATCGTCCAATTTTGCTTGACTTTGGGtttacaaagaaaatatcaaGCTCTATGAAACAATCACTAGCTAAAATGTTTCTTGCTACTGCTGAG GGGGACCATGTTGCTCTTTTGTCTTCCTTTGCTGAAATGGGACTTAAGCTGCGCCTGGACCTTCCAGAGCAGGCTATGGATGTGACCAGCATATTCTTCCGTGCCTCAACACCAGCAAATGAAGCTGCT GAATATGCTAAAACTTTGAATGAGCAAAGAACAAGAAACATGAAGGTGCTACAGGAAAAGATGAATCTCAGCCAAAAGGAAGTTAAACGCTTTAATCCA ATTGATGCATTTCCTGGTGATATGGTAATGTTTTCACGGGTTGTTAATCTTCTGAGAG GGCTTTCTTCCACGTTGAATGCTCGCATAGTATATCAAGATATCATGAGACCGTTTGCCGAATCTGTTTTGCAAGA AAAGATTGCTAAGGGACCATCGGCAAATGCACAGTGGATCTATGATACACCAGTTCATTCTGATGTGGAGGCAAAGCTGAGGCAGATTTTAGTTGAGCTAGGGAACGAAGACAAAATACTTGGAATCCAG GTATGTGCCTATAAAGACGGAGAGGTTATTATTGATACTGCTGCTGGAGTACTCGGTAGATATGATCCTCGCCCTGTACAGCCTGATAGCCTGTTCTCCGTATTCTCTGTAACAAAGGGCATCACAGCAGGAATGTTACATTGGCTTGTTGACAAAGG AAAACTCAACCTCGATGAAAGTATTGCTAATATTTGGCCAGAATTTGGAACAAATGGAAAGAATCTCATCAAG gTCCACCATGTGCTTAATCATACAGCTGGATTGCAAAACGCTTTGGACAACCTCAGAAAAGAAAATCCTTTGCTACTGACTGACTGGGATGAATGTCTGAAACGGATTGCAATGTCAGCACCTGAGACAGAACCTGGCCAGGCGCAGTTGTATCATTTTCTGTCTTTTGGCTGGCTTTGCGGTGGAATAATTGAG CATGCTTCTGGGAAGAAATTTCAGGAGATCCTTGAAGAAGCATTTGTTCAGCCTCTCAACATTGAAGGCGAGCTATATGTTGGAATTCCACCAG GTGTGGAATCTCGACTTGCATCGCTGACAATAGATGAAGATGATTTTAGCAAGCTATCAAAAATCGGTAGTCTCTCTGCACTTCCCTCCACCTTCCAGCCAGAGAACATTTCTCAACTAGCAACTACACTGCCTGCTTTGTCTAACACGCTGAACATTCGTCGCGCTATTATACCAGCCGCTAACGGACATTGCTCAGCCCGTGCCCTTGCACGCTATTATGCAGCTCTTGTTGACAGAGGCCTGGTCCCACCACCTCATTCCTCATTGTCCACGCCACCCCTTGGTAGCCACCCCCACATTCCGAAATTTTCTTCAGAGATTACCTCCAAAATGCAGAATGGTAAAATGAGCAAGGCAGTGGGTTCtgcttcaaagaaaaaagaaaatggttatGAGCAGAAGACGAAGCAAAGTAAAGATTCCAAGGACAATGGTAGTGGTGGAGAAAGTAATAGTGATGGTTATACCAGGATTGCTGTTGATATCACTAGTGGCAACAGCAGCGTCAGCAATACTAGTTTACCTGATAATAGCTCTGCATCCGGCAATGATTCTCGCAAAAATAATGTCATCTGGATCTTTAATAACCCCAGAattcatgacgagttcatgggTACGGGTGAATACAGTGATCTAGTCCAGCCAAATGGGAAATTTGGATTAGGGTTTAAGAGATTTAGTTCAAGTGATGGATCCTTTAGTGGATTTGGGCACTCAGGTCTTGGTGGATCCACGGGTTTTTGTGATATTGAAAACAGGTTTGCCATTGCAATAACCTTGAACAAAATTTCATTTGGGACCGCAACGAGAAAAATCATTCAGTTTGTTTGTTCAGAGCTAAATGTTCCATTGCCGGATGAGTTCTCAATTCTTAGTGGAACAGAAGCTGGTGAAGAGTTAAGCATATCAAGGGCTCTCTTTAACTGA